In the genome of Pseudomonas protegens, one region contains:
- a CDS encoding condensin complex protein MksE — MFDHEPSLPIAQAKVINRKLSVELYGQLMYGKMINRTVFIDGGLKSNPYFEEVLNNFDHYRSLYDLIGYELVMRDGFAYIRTSDGIDARDDLARNIQGLLLVLFRGALELGFTMDVLLKDSAGLSNIHIEEIGKAEDKVEVLIACGMKSGMLMEHIKKLETRAIAYRNGRGNLVLSESGAAFFDDLLGEGDLDV, encoded by the coding sequence ATGTTTGACCACGAACCTTCGCTGCCGATTGCACAGGCCAAAGTGATTAATCGAAAGCTGTCTGTAGAGCTCTATGGTCAGCTCATGTACGGAAAGATGATCAACCGCACCGTCTTTATTGATGGTGGCTTGAAGTCAAATCCGTACTTCGAGGAGGTACTGAATAATTTCGATCATTACCGCAGTCTCTACGATCTGATTGGGTACGAGCTGGTCATGCGTGATGGCTTTGCCTACATCCGCACCAGTGATGGTATTGATGCCAGAGATGATCTAGCACGCAACATCCAAGGCCTGCTGCTGGTGCTGTTTCGGGGAGCATTGGAGTTGGGATTCACAATGGACGTGCTGCTGAAAGACTCGGCGGGTCTGTCAAACATCCATATCGAAGAAATCGGCAAGGCGGAGGATAAGGTTGAGGTTTTGATAGCGTGTGGGATGAAAAGCGGTATGTTAATGGAGCACATCAAGAAGCTCGAAACACGAGCCATTGCTTACCGTAACGGAAGGGGGAATTTAGTCTTATCTGAATCAGGCGCCGCTTTTTTTGATGATCTCCTTGGTGAAGGCGATCTCGACGTTTAG